The Mauremys reevesii isolate NIE-2019 linkage group 13, ASM1616193v1, whole genome shotgun sequence genome contains a region encoding:
- the LOC120380602 gene encoding tyrosine-protein phosphatase non-receptor type substrate 1-like: protein MAPSTPVSGLSLPCLVLLLLLEIPGAGAWAQEFQLLQPQSNVWVPAGETLTLSCSVTGLAPVGPVKWLKASGSGRQLVYDQTGSFPRVTRAVNGSDTDFTIHISDTRPEDAGIYRCVKFKKGSEGTGVDEEFSSGAGTAVSVLDQISTGSGLFSSPALWIGLFLEKVLTAAFLLFLFLRSKG from the exons ATGGCTCCGTCGACCCCTGTGTCTGGATTGTCTCTTCCATGCCtggtgctgctgcttctcctggagaTCCCTG GGGCCGGGGCCTGGGCCCAGGAGttccagctgctgcagccccagagcaACGTGTGGGTGCCAGCGGGAGAGACTCTCACTCTGAGCTGCTCTGTGACTGGGCTCGCTCCGGTAGGACCCGTGAAGTGGCTCAAGGCCTCGGGCAGTGGCCGCCAGCTCGTTTATGACCAGACGGGATCATTCCCCCGGGTGACGCGGGCTGTGAatggctctgacacagacttcaCCATCCACATCAGTGACACCCGCCCCGAGGACGCCGGGATCTATCGCTGTGTGAAGTTTAAGAAGGGGTCGGAAGGGACGGGAGTCGATGAGGAGTTCAGCTCCGGCGCTGGCACGGCCGTGTCTGTGCTCG ATCAAATCTCCACAGGGTCTGGGCTGTTTTCCAGCCCCGCTCTCTGGATCGGGCTCTTCCTGGAGAAGGTGCTGACTGCtgccttcctcctcttcctcttcctgagAAGCAAAGGGTAA